A window from Macadamia integrifolia cultivar HAES 741 unplaced genomic scaffold, SCU_Mint_v3 scaffold213, whole genome shotgun sequence encodes these proteins:
- the LOC122065830 gene encoding uncharacterized protein LOC122065830, which produces MAATFGKFFSIILLLLLLAKSSFQQCSLDNITISQVKKPGQVVEGKPEYLVIVNNNCICTQSNLQLNCTGFKTVVKVDPSILSIDGNSCLFNNGRPFYGFTSKNFTYAWDTPSSFTPSSSYVSCS; this is translated from the exons ATGGCAGCCACCTTCGGGAAATTTTTCTCTATAATACTCCTCTTGCTCCTACTTGCAAAAA GTTCTTTTCAGCAGTGTTCATTGGATAACATCACAATTTCACAAGTTAAAAAACCGGGACAAGTGGTGGAAGGGAAACCAGAGTACTTGGTGATCGTGAATAACAACTGCATATGTACACAATCCAATCTGCAACTCAACTGCACAGGATTCAAAACCGTGGTAAAGGTTGACCCTTCGATCTTAAGCATAGATGGGAACTCCTGCCTATTTAACAATGGTCGTCCATTTTATGGTTTCACCTCAAAGAATTTCACTTATGCATGGGATACCCCTTCTTCCTTTACTCCAAGCAGCTCTTATGTTTCATGTTCCTGA